AATAGAAAACAGACTAAGCCAATCCCCTTCCTAAAGAgtttccaggggctggggagatggctcagtggttagagcactgactgctcttctagaggtcctgagttcaaatcccaccaaccacatggtggctcacaatcatctgcaatgggatctgatgcccttctgctgtgtttgaagagagcgacagtgtactcacatgcataaaattaaaaaaataaataagtttccAACTGGCACATAAACATGCAATTACCCTGGTTCTTCATTTGGGGtgtgtggagagatggcttagcactggctgctcttccaaaggaccagagttcccagcacccacatggcagctcataactgtaattccagttccagacgTGCAGGtagaacaccaatgcacataaaaataaatacatctttaaaaaagtacatttatgCTGGGTAGTGGTGTCAggacgcacctttaatcccagcactcgggaggcagatctcttgtgagttaagagaccagcctggtctacagagtgagttccaggacagccatggctacccagagagccatgtctcaaaaacaaagcaaaaattacATTCTCTTGTGTATTTGGGGAGGAGAGGTTGACCAGCAAGGGCGCAAATGCCGGAGTGTGTGTGGGGACGAGAGGCCAGcctgtaggagttggttctcttcctgTATCAGGTGGGTCCTGGGGTCAAACACAGGTTGtttggcttggtggcaagtgctgtTACCCCACATGGTCTGGAAGCCTCTCAGATTCTTTATAGATGCAGTAATAATCGCTAGGAAAGGAGATCGGCCAGCCAGGCTGCAGATCCTCAGACTGCTGAGCCGTCTACAAGCTGTGCGGAGAGATCCAGGGCTGCAGCCTTCACCGCCCATGCTAGTGGGATTTGATAATGCAGCTAGAGGCTTCCGGTCCATCCCTGATCCTGTAAGCAACCCCTCACCCATACCTGTTtgtaaccccaataaactcactggtttACTGAGGTGGACTTTGGTGTAATCATTACTTTGGTCTGGCATAGGTTTCCTTCCTCGGGTGTGTTGCCTCTCCCCAGTAAAAGTCTCACACAACAAATATCTGTTATTTTAATGTGGTAAACATGGGGTAAGTTTTAGAGTACCAATAATGTCCCCTCAGCCTCTAATACTTTCAATGTGACCTTATGGGATAAGGCTTTTTACAGATGTCAGTCAACATGAGGTCATGCCTGAGTAAGATGGGACCTTGATCAGACATGTCCTGAAAAAACGGAAACGTAGACAGACATGCTCAGTGAGGACAGATGCAAAGCCTGAAGTCTCGTTGGCACAAGCTGCAGGACACCACATGGGAGAAGCAAGCCTAGCCAGCCTCCAGTTGTCAGAGGGTTGCAACACTGGGTCTGACTGGCTGTCTCGGGTCCTGTGAGAGGAGATCCACTCTTCCGATGGTTATGACAGTTTCTTACAGCAGCTGCAGGAAGTTCACAGACCCTACAAGTCGCCGTTCCCTTTAGTTGCTTTTAAGGATCTTCTTCCATTTAATTGCTTTAGAATTTTTTATGTGTcttcaagttattttttaaaaactgcactGTTATTGTATGTGCGTGGGTCGGCGGTCCATgtatggtcagaggacaaccttgtggAGCCGGATCTCTCTGTCACATTTACAGGTGTCTCGGGATGCTGGCTTGTAGAACAAGCACCGTTACCAGCTGAGTCCTCTCACAGGACCGACAAGTTTCACTCGtgactttctgtgattgggtctcACGACTTTCCCTTTATGGACTTGCATTTTTCTCATCaggcttgaaaaacaaaaaatccgTTCCCCCCAGCATACAGCTCTCCCTTCTATAGACTAGGTCAAACCAGTAAAGACAAACAACTCCGTGATCACAAGACTGGTGACTTGTTGCATAACCCACGGCAAGCAGAAGGCACGATTAGACAGTTAGGGTATATATCTTTGAAGAATGAAATTACCTCCCCAAGACAGCTCACCAACATCCTCTACAAGGAGCTGTGACCAAGCAAAGAAAAGTTAAGTATGAGGAATGCATTTTGGCAAATGTGGTAAAAATGCTTAAGAATCCTATCAGtgagtttttatatttatttatttatttatttatttatttatttagtgtgtgtgtgtgtgtgtgtgtgtgtgtggtatgtatttgttgtgtgtgtatgccacatcACCCTCGTGGAAGTCAGGGTAACTTGTAGGAAAATCAGTTCTattatgtgggtcccagggatcgaactcaggtcctcaggcttgccaGCAAGCGCCTTTGCTTGCTAATCCTTGTCAAGCCCCCATCAGTAACTCTAAAAGCGGATGATAAAACTGCGTTCGCAACAGCACCCAAATCTTTCAAGTAATTattaaaatcttcaggaaaagATTACTATTGatatatgcatacattcatgTCTTAGCATGTATTCGTACATATcaaatgtgtgtgcattcacaaaTATGCATTTACCTTACTGAAGGATATAAACTGAATGACCAGGTCATCTTGTCCCTACTGGGATTTCTGATGGGTCTCAAACAAAGGGGAGCTTTTCCCACCCCAGAACCCAGCGTCACAAGTACAGGCAGCAGACGGGTCAGAATGAGACTCAGTACCAAGACTACGTTGGACAATACAACTTACTTTGGCCCCACCAAGGGCTGATTTGCCCAGGACAAGATACCCAGAGGCCCTTCTTTGTTTTGTCAATGAAATTAAACTCACTTCATTGTTCTATAAAATGCACAGCACATCAGAGAGCggggctgggtttgtggaaaaTTCCACTTGTGGCTGGATACCAGGAGTTGGCAATAACCCACCAAGAATGGCGGGCATTCTGGCTAGGTGCACACATCCACACTACGTGATTCTATTTGGCacgatggagacattttctcagaagCTGACAGATAAATTCTAAATCATACCCCTATGGAcatgttcattaaaaaaaaaatcaaggtattTTTGAAAGCACTGATATAATCAAACCGCTAATAGAACAGAGGTATTTAAAACATGAACAACACAGACACTGTTTTGACTCGAACACTCCCCAAATCCTCTTCACTATTCAGATCTGCTCAATTCATTTTTGGTTTTGCTATGGTAACCGCAGTCGCTGTTGTCTTGGCTTGCATGGAAGCTCAAGGAGGCACTTACAAGCTGCCTGTGCCTCTCACTAGAGAACTCCACGGACTCGCTTCAGCAAATGCTCACTCCTGTGTGGGAGTCGCCACAGGCATGAAGTGAAGGGTGGTTCGTCCGACTCACCTTTGCAGAGAAAGGGATTAGGACCTGTCActagacaggagggacagaggacGGATGGTTGTGTAGTCTGAGGTGTTAATACTGGAAACTCATAAACAGAAACTACTCAGTTACCACAGGAGCAATGATCTGGAGTCAATGCTGGCTACTCACATCCGGCAACATACGCTATGCAAATTAACTGTGGAGGGAGGTCAGGTAGGAATTAGTGTTTGTTCTGTGATCGGAAGGGAGGCAGGCACACCTGGTATAATGTTTAAAATGCTGAATGTCTTCATAGTTAACACTGAATGTCCAGCGTCCATAAAACAAACTCTGTACGTGGCCCACGTGAGCTCTCTGGTGTTTGAAACAGGGCTGCCTTTCGCAACGGTCCCTGTGCTGACAAGGACTCACACCTTTATGTGTAATTCAGGACTTAAGCATTATGTAAATGATCTGTTGTTGCCTTGTTGGAATTTACTTCTTGTGAGTTTTCTGATGTAAAAGGAAGTTTGATTTGTGGCGAAATGATTTCTTACATATgctacattcatagggtttctcccctgtgtgTATTTTCTGATGTTCAGTCAGAGTCCAGAGCCGGCGGTAGCTTTTTCCACATTCATTGCATGCGTacggtttctctcctgtgtggatTCTCTTATGCACTGTGAAGGCTGACTTATGGCGGAAGGACTTCCCACATTCCTTGCACTTGTGTGGTTTCTCCCCAGTATGAGTTCGCTGGTGCTCAGTAAAGGAGACCTTCTGGCAGAAGGTCTTCCCGCACTCTTTGCACTCGTAGGGCCTCTCTCCGGTGTGTGTCTTCTGGTGGTGCCTGAGAGCTGACTTCCGGCAGTAGGTCCGCCCACATTCCTGACACTCGTAAGGTCTCTCCCATATGGTTCTCTTGTGGGCGACGCGGCGTGAGCTCTTGTGGGCTGTCCGCTTGTGATCATGACACTCGTGCAGATTCTCCTTTGCCTCCACTCTTTTCTGCTCGCCACAGTTGGACTTCCCAGTGGAGGGTCGGCTCCATTTACTAAGCACGCCGTGCTTCTCCCCTGTGTGAGTCCTCTGATGTATCGTGAGGGTGGACTTCAGGTAGAAAAGCTTCCCGCACTCGCCACATTCAAAGGACTTCTTTCCTCTGTGAATCACCTGATGCGCGACCAAGGCAGACTTAGTGCACAGAAACTTTCCACACTGCCGGCATTTGTAGGGCTTCTCGCCGGTGTGGCTTCTCAGGTGAACATTGAGCGCCGACTGACAGAAGAAGGTTTTGTCACACTCCTTACACTCATAGGGCTTTTCCCCGGTGTGGATCCTCTGATGTGCTGTCAGGGCGGAGAGACAGAAGAAGGTTTTGCCACACTCCTTACACTCATTGGGCTTCTCGCCCCGGTGAGTTCTTTGGTGCACAATGAGGTACGACTTCTTGCCAAAGGCGTTCCCACACTCCTTGCACTTGTAAGGCTTCTCCCCGGTGTGGGATCTAAAATGCTCAGCCAGGGCTGACTTCCGGAAGAAGGTCTTCCCACACTCGATGCACTCGTAGGACTTCTCCCCGCCGTGGATCCTCTGGTGCACGATGAGGGCAGACTTGTCgatgaaggctttcccacactcctTGCACTTGTAAGGCCTCTCCCCGGTGTGGATCCGTTGGTGCCGAGTGAGACTTGCTTTTATTCGGAAAGTTTTCCTGCAGTAATTGCAAGCATAGGGCCTCTCTCCTGTGTGGATCCGCAGGTGTACAATGAGGGTGGACCTCTTAGAAAAGGTTTTCCTACACTCCGCACACTCATTCCGCTTTCGTTCAGGACACTCCTTGGTGCAGGCTGACTCCTGTTCACCTTCATTGTGTTCAGAGGGCTGACTTACAGCCTGGTTATTCAGCTGTTGAGTGAGATCCTCACCTTGACTCCTAACATCCCCGACTTCACTCCATTTGATCCGCTTTGCTGCAGAATGACTTCTGTCAGCCTTCGTGTGGAGCGCTGGCTTCCCCCTCCCATCATGCTCAGCAGCTACCTTCCCATTGGCTTTGCTTGGCTTTATGACAGTGTCTTCTGAATTATTTTTTAGGCCATTTCCACCTGGATCGTATTTATGGAGCATTTTCCCCGAAGAAACACTGTTCGTGTCGAGAGCAACTGTTTTCTCAAACAGATTGGCTTTTTCTGATGTCGTTTTGTTATTGATGACTAAGAGCTGCTTCAAATGTTTGTCTTGTGTCCTCTTGTCCTTCTCTAAGGCGTCATCATCTCCTGGAAGGAATAAAGGAACAGAAATGACATTAATATGTGAGTTCTGTGAGCCTCTGACAATCTGTGCAAAGGCCTTATGGGGGCCAAGGCTGCAGCACTGGCTTCCCAGTGATAAACAAAACCACAATGGATGAGAGAGCAGGGGTCAGGGGACAAAGCAAACCCATCTGCAGCAGCTCACTATCAGGTCAGAGAAAGGAGAAACTGACAAAGGAACACAGGAGCCTTGGAACCCCAACAGAAACATGCAGCCGGGATGGTCCCCGACAGCTCTCCATGGCTGACAGGGTGACAGGACAAGGACCTGGTGTGAACGAAGGGAATGCAGCAAGACAGTGAGAGCTGGCTTCCGGAAGTGCTCAGAAGCATAGGAGGGAGGGGCCAAGCGGACATCGTTTCAGTGCCGAGTACTCTGGCATTTATGCAAATGCAGTGGGGTGGAAAGCTCGAGAGGGCGCTGAGAGGCACGGACGGAAGGCAGTAGGCAAGGCACCTGGGTGGGCACCTGGGTGGGACGAAGGAATCAATGTGGGGTGAAGCTGCTTGGAGTCTGTGGATGGAGCACATAAGGCTCCATTGAGTGAACAGATTTGGGGAGGACATTTTAGTATCTATGAGCTGGCCTCCTCATCTGTCACTTCGAGACCTCTAGGTCCTAGAAGATTCCAGAAGAAGATCATACAGGTGCCTGCTGTGGTCACAGATCAGCCTGGGACTCAAGTTCTTCGGTTTTACCCACTCAGTCATCACACTCACCTGCATGTGACAAGTTCTGATGTGACAAGTCTTCCACGATCCAGGGCTCTTCCCCTTGCTCCAGTTTTAGGATCACATCTGGTTTGCTAACACGAAACCCTGTTAATGAGAAACAGTATGGAACTTGAACCAAGCTCTGTGGACTCCAAGGACTTAAGGACGGGGAAACTGGGCGATGGAGATGCCGTCTGATAGCTCAACAGGGCCGGTACGAGTTGGTAAAGAGCTGTGTGCAAATGGTTGACATTATCATCCTTCTCCTGTTACTCAAGGTGAGTGAATTCACTTCTACTCTACCGTGTTCTCTGACACAGAAGAAAGGCTGCCTTTGGTGCTGTGGGGGCTGCGCTCACCCACCATTGTGAGGCTGCCTCTGGTGCTGTGGGCTGCACTCACCCAGTGCGATGAGGTTACTGtagttctccagcatcacatctcTGTACAGGAGGCGCTGCGCAGGGCCCAGATATTGCCATTCCTCACGGGTGAAGTCCACAGTCAAGTCCTTGAAGGAGACTGATGTCTGAAAGAGCAAGTTGCATCTGAGATACCAGCACTGAGTAACAGCAGAGGAGAGGGAGTAAGAACCATgaggtctgggggttggggatttagctcagtggtagagtgcttgcctagcaagcgcaaggccctgggttcggtccccagctccgaaaaaaagaaaagaaaagaaaaaaaagaaccatgagGTCAGCCCTGCATGGCCAGGGTCCGGCAAGAGAGAAGCTCAGGGGGAGCAAAGAATAAACCGCTCACGATGGGTGAATGGGTTCTTTACATATACCGTGTCCTGGGATCCTGGATTACTCACTCGTGTGCACGACGGCTCTTGCTCTCAAGGAGCACCCAGTGAAACAGGGGTCACACCCAGGGCTGCACTTCAGGCAGGAACATACATACTAGACAAAGCACCACCACCAATGGTCCCGTTTCGTGTCCCGAGAGGTCTGTGAGGTCATGATTTTAGTCCTCACAGAAGGTATGTCTTGCCACAGTATGTTCGCTGAGAAATACACttaggcaacacacacacacacacacacacacacacacacacacacacacacacgcagacacgaCAGTGGAAGAGTAACCTT
This Rattus norvegicus strain BN/NHsdMcwi chromosome 3, GRCr8, whole genome shotgun sequence DNA region includes the following protein-coding sequences:
- the Zfp334 gene encoding zinc finger protein 334: MDSTQTSVSFKDLTVDFTREEWQYLGPAQRLLYRDVMLENYSNLIALGFRVSKPDVILKLEQGEEPWIVEDLSHQNLSHAGDDDALEKDKRTQDKHLKQLLVINNKTTSEKANLFEKTVALDTNSVSSGKMLHKYDPGGNGLKNNSEDTVIKPSKANGKVAAEHDGRGKPALHTKADRSHSAAKRIKWSEVGDVRSQGEDLTQQLNNQAVSQPSEHNEGEQESACTKECPERKRNECAECRKTFSKRSTLIVHLRIHTGERPYACNYCRKTFRIKASLTRHQRIHTGERPYKCKECGKAFIDKSALIVHQRIHGGEKSYECIECGKTFFRKSALAEHFRSHTGEKPYKCKECGNAFGKKSYLIVHQRTHRGEKPNECKECGKTFFCLSALTAHQRIHTGEKPYECKECDKTFFCQSALNVHLRSHTGEKPYKCRQCGKFLCTKSALVAHQVIHRGKKSFECGECGKLFYLKSTLTIHQRTHTGEKHGVLSKWSRPSTGKSNCGEQKRVEAKENLHECHDHKRTAHKSSRRVAHKRTIWERPYECQECGRTYCRKSALRHHQKTHTGERPYECKECGKTFCQKVSFTEHQRTHTGEKPHKCKECGKSFRHKSAFTVHKRIHTGEKPYACNECGKSYRRLWTLTEHQKIHTGEKPYECSICKKSFRHKSNFLLHQKTHKK